One genomic window of Acidobacteriota bacterium includes the following:
- the map gene encoding type I methionyl aminopeptidase, translating into MSFGDDKIVRKSPEEIEKMRRSGQLVRQVLDHVKTLVAPGATTMDLEKAADKLITDLGAKPAFKGYYGYPCVLCTSVNEEIVHGIPSEKRVLKAGDIVSVDCGVVLDGYYGDAAITVPVGEKLTDELKKLLEVTEASLYKGIEQARIGNTIGHVGSAIQKYVEANGFSVVREFVGHGIGTKLHEAPQIPNFGKKGQGIELTEGMVLAIEPMVNSGRPEAKVLGDKWTAVTVDGSYSAHFEHCVAVTKQGPMILTQ; encoded by the coding sequence ATGAGTTTTGGAGACGACAAAATCGTTCGCAAGTCGCCGGAAGAGATCGAGAAGATGCGGCGCAGCGGACAACTGGTTCGTCAGGTTTTGGACCACGTGAAAACGCTGGTTGCTCCGGGGGCCACGACCATGGACCTGGAAAAAGCAGCCGACAAGCTGATCACGGACTTGGGAGCCAAACCGGCGTTCAAGGGATACTACGGTTATCCCTGTGTGCTGTGTACTTCGGTGAACGAAGAAATTGTGCACGGGATCCCGTCTGAAAAGCGGGTGCTGAAAGCGGGCGACATCGTGTCCGTCGATTGTGGAGTGGTGCTCGACGGGTACTACGGAGACGCCGCGATCACCGTACCGGTGGGTGAAAAGCTCACGGACGAATTGAAGAAGCTGCTCGAGGTTACGGAAGCCTCGTTGTACAAGGGAATCGAGCAAGCACGGATCGGCAATACGATCGGGCATGTGGGATCGGCGATCCAGAAATACGTTGAGGCAAACGGTTTCAGCGTAGTGCGCGAGTTTGTTGGGCACGGAATCGGAACAAAACTGCATGAAGCGCCGCAGATTCCGAATTTCGGCAAAAAGGGCCAGGGCATCGAACTCACCGAAGGAATGGTATTGGCGATCGAGCCAATGGTGAATTCGGGACGTCCCGAGGCAAAGGTTTTGGGCGACAAGTGGACTGCCGTAACCGTCGATGGCAGCTACAGCGCACATTTCGAGCACTGTGTAGCGGTTACCAAACAGGGCCCGATGATTTTGACCCAGTAA